In the genome of Campylobacter concisus, one region contains:
- the rarD gene encoding EamA family transporter RarD codes for MLALSAFFMWGFLAVYFNLFSKDVDAYEILAHRIIWSFFLMAAVLCINGKMGEIFALLKDIRSLKTLFLSGIFITTNWGVYVYAVSNGKILDTSLGYFINPLISMLLGVIIFKERLNKSGILAICIVVLAISVQIYAKGGLPLVSIILPLSFGFYAAVRKMAKISAFNGLFIETFFMFPFALAYVLYIAFLGKSHFGLNEDSLLMIASSIVTIVPLVAFNAAAIRINLTTIGYLQYISPTIAILCAVFIYGENLDGYKVISFCMIWLALAIISIDKFRKRSKNE; via the coding sequence ATTCTCGCGCTTAGCGCCTTTTTTATGTGGGGGTTTTTGGCGGTTTATTTCAACCTATTTAGCAAAGATGTCGATGCTTATGAAATTTTAGCCCACAGGATCATCTGGTCATTTTTCTTGATGGCGGCAGTGCTTTGCATTAATGGCAAAATGGGCGAAATTTTTGCTTTACTTAAAGATATTCGTTCACTAAAAACCTTATTTTTGAGTGGCATATTTATCACCACAAACTGGGGCGTTTATGTATATGCGGTTAGCAATGGCAAAATTCTTGACACAAGCTTGGGCTATTTTATAAATCCACTAATAAGCATGCTCCTTGGTGTTATTATCTTTAAAGAAAGGCTAAATAAAAGTGGAATTTTAGCCATTTGTATAGTCGTTTTAGCCATTAGCGTACAAATTTATGCCAAAGGCGGATTGCCATTAGTTTCCATCATCTTGCCGCTTTCATTTGGATTTTATGCAGCAGTTAGAAAGATGGCAAAGATTAGTGCATTTAACGGGCTTTTTATAGAGACATTTTTTATGTTCCCATTTGCACTTGCCTACGTCCTTTACATAGCATTTTTAGGTAAAAGCCACTTTGGACTAAACGAGGACTCACTTTTAATGATCGCTTCAAGCATCGTAACCATCGTGCCACTTGTCGCTTTTAACGCAGCGGCAATAAGGATAAATTTAACAACGATTGGCTACTTGCAATACATCTCGCCGACCATCGCGATCCTTTGTGCGGTCTTCATTTACGGCGAAAATTTAGACGGCTACAAGGTCATTTCGTTTTGTATGATCTGGCTGGCACTTGCGATAATTAGCATAGATAAATTTAGAAAAAGGAGTAAAAATGAATAG
- a CDS encoding vesicular transport factor Uso1p → MINKILLAIFCLIAGFCLSFFKSPKEDETPKDTNQTIYSINFDNLPEEERQKYISKDDLYEYGGYITPKSYIQNFTETNDRNLSNDVNELQEQVRELSKKNKILATDNVDISEKNLDFISKISEMKKNIENEKNEIVEKNQKTLGELEAQHFENIQTLTKRLNEAQADMIESSKAYEKKIIDLENAINEAKNGDESKVKDIEANFAKFKEMAEANYTALKEQNIELNTTLTQKDALIKEYENTQNEKDKNEKKEILLLKEEIERAKSDAKTQKFSYEKEINALTDGFETQKSVMEDELSKKANKIIDLEEALESSKTALKDRIYELDEIKKNLNSKDLAVENYNGKNLELNASLAALHKSFNDLKEKNLKSEQENKLANENINSLKKELERVNLINKKLEKQNLDANASLSELNKKLNLSEESFKNARDELKTLDTKTNKFLKTLFEQNQTISLQTQKLGLNDSELKNLSAKINLKDEKIKELENNLTQTSQMLVAKQNELEAQKRTLKIDMQNYEILRQQINILQKKIADTSALFADSNKSGGKNLLSLQNELESAKHKLNESNKTIERLNSKINELSSSSVKGSPVNAKIIELQKDIEQNLNRQDELENENVNLKNILQATTKPETPTKLVLISSLECDDMDVKDKVSVMCKNRVSEFLQRFNSNYLYEIIPIVDKKNFVIPSNVAQSIKKDDLGRLNNYVNYGVGKERAKAAAELIKEEFGDFARISFSSEVIVKDVTRGFIIKVYR, encoded by the coding sequence TTGATAAATAAAATTTTACTAGCTATTTTTTGTTTGATAGCTGGCTTTTGTCTATCGTTTTTTAAATCTCCAAAAGAAGATGAGACACCAAAAGATACTAATCAAACGATTTATTCTATAAATTTTGACAATTTGCCAGAAGAAGAGAGACAAAAATACATCAGCAAAGATGATCTTTACGAATATGGTGGATATATAACTCCAAAAAGCTATATCCAAAATTTTACTGAAACGAACGATCGAAATTTATCAAATGATGTAAACGAACTTCAGGAGCAAGTTCGTGAGCTAAGTAAAAAAAATAAAATTTTAGCTACTGATAATGTCGATATCAGCGAGAAAAATTTAGACTTTATAAGCAAAATTTCAGAGATGAAAAAAAATATCGAAAATGAAAAAAATGAGATAGTTGAAAAAAATCAAAAGACGCTTGGCGAGCTTGAAGCACAACACTTTGAAAATATACAAACTCTCACAAAACGGCTAAATGAAGCTCAAGCTGATATGATTGAGAGCTCAAAAGCCTATGAAAAAAAGATAATAGACCTTGAAAATGCGATAAATGAGGCAAAAAATGGCGATGAAAGTAAGGTAAAAGACATCGAAGCAAATTTTGCTAAATTTAAAGAGATGGCTGAGGCAAATTACACAGCTTTAAAAGAGCAAAATATAGAGCTAAATACGACACTGACTCAAAAAGACGCACTAATAAAAGAGTATGAAAATACTCAAAATGAAAAAGATAAAAACGAAAAAAAAGAAATTTTGCTTTTAAAAGAGGAGATCGAGCGAGCAAAAAGTGACGCTAAGACACAAAAATTTAGTTATGAAAAAGAGATAAATGCACTAACTGATGGCTTTGAAACGCAAAAAAGCGTTATGGAGGATGAGCTTTCAAAAAAGGCAAATAAGATAATTGATCTTGAGGAGGCTCTTGAGTCAAGCAAGACCGCCTTAAAAGACAGAATTTATGAGCTTGATGAGATAAAGAAAAATTTAAACTCAAAAGATTTGGCAGTTGAAAACTATAATGGTAAAAATTTAGAACTAAATGCCTCTCTTGCGGCACTTCATAAAAGTTTTAATGATCTAAAAGAAAAAAATCTTAAAAGCGAGCAGGAAAATAAACTCGCAAATGAAAATATAAATTCGCTTAAAAAAGAGCTTGAGCGAGTAAATTTGATAAATAAAAAGCTAGAGAAGCAAAATTTAGATGCAAATGCAAGTCTAAGTGAGCTAAATAAAAAGCTAAATTTAAGTGAAGAGAGCTTTAAAAATGCACGAGATGAGTTAAAGACGCTTGATACAAAGACGAATAAATTTTTAAAAACTTTGTTTGAGCAAAACCAAACTATCTCTTTGCAGACCCAAAAGCTTGGTTTAAATGACAGCGAATTAAAAAATTTAAGTGCAAAGATAAATTTAAAAGATGAAAAGATAAAAGAGCTGGAAAATAATCTTACACAAACTAGTCAAATGTTAGTAGCAAAGCAAAATGAGCTAGAAGCTCAAAAAAGAACGCTAAAGATCGATATGCAAAACTATGAAATTTTGCGCCAGCAAATAAATATTTTGCAAAAAAAGATAGCCGATACGTCAGCTCTTTTTGCTGATAGCAATAAAAGTGGCGGTAAAAATTTACTAAGCTTACAAAATGAGCTTGAAAGTGCAAAACATAAGTTAAACGAGAGTAATAAGACGATTGAAAGGTTAAATTCTAAAATAAATGAACTTAGCTCATCTAGCGTAAAAGGAAGTCCAGTAAATGCCAAGATCATCGAACTTCAAAAAGATATCGAGCAAAATTTAAATAGGCAAGATGAGCTTGAAAATGAAAATGTGAATTTAAAAAATATCTTGCAGGCGACAACTAAGCCAGAGACGCCAACAAAGCTAGTTTTGATCTCTAGCCTTGAGTGTGATGACATGGACGTAAAAGATAAGGTTAGCGTGATGTGTAAGAATAGAGTGAGCGAATTTTTACAAAGATTTAACTCAAACTACCTTTATGAGATAATTCCGATCGTAGATAAGAAAAATTTTGTCATCCCGTCAAATGTGGCTCAAAGTATCAAAAAAGACGATCTTGGCAGGCTAAATAACTATGTAAATTACGGCGTTGGCAAAGAGCGCGCAAAGGCAGCAGCCGAGCTTATAAAAGAAGAATTTGGCGATTTTGCAAGGATCAGCTTTAGCTCCGAAGTGATCGTAAAAGATGTCACGCGCGGCTTTATCATCAAGGTTTATAGATGA
- the rarD gene encoding EamA family transporter RarD, translated as MIKGIFYSLLASVLFNCIYYMSVLMNPISTQALIGYRMIFAMPFVIAAIFLLKQQRNFKFLLLKIKLKPKILLVLLATSLIVSFQMWLYLWAPSNGAALKVSIGYLIMPIVMVLFGRIFFKEHLSKTKLASIFFAAIGVFSTAVISGGISWESAVVFCLYPVYFTIRKYYNLANFSSFVIEIIFMFLFSFYFALTADMNYVMSQNPNIYYLLILLGAISGIALIAQILSSTLVPINVLGLLTYFEPIMMLFVSFAIGERLEKSSYFLMICLAISVTLLMIDSINSIKGDKNTKTK; from the coding sequence ATGATAAAAGGCATTTTTTATTCGCTTTTGGCATCAGTTTTATTTAACTGCATCTACTACATGTCAGTGCTCATGAACCCCATCAGCACGCAAGCTCTTATTGGATACCGCATGATCTTTGCCATGCCTTTTGTCATCGCCGCCATTTTTTTATTAAAACAGCAGCGAAATTTCAAATTTTTACTTCTAAAAATAAAGCTAAAACCTAAAATTTTACTAGTTTTGCTTGCTACCTCGCTCATCGTCTCATTTCAGATGTGGCTCTATCTCTGGGCTCCAAGTAACGGCGCAGCGCTAAAAGTCTCGATAGGCTACCTCATCATGCCAATAGTCATGGTCCTTTTTGGACGGATATTTTTCAAAGAGCACCTCTCAAAAACAAAGTTAGCATCGATATTTTTCGCTGCCATTGGCGTCTTTAGCACAGCAGTCATTAGTGGTGGCATCTCGTGGGAGAGCGCTGTAGTTTTTTGCCTTTATCCAGTCTATTTTACCATTAGAAAGTACTACAACCTTGCAAATTTCTCAAGCTTTGTTATAGAGATAATTTTTATGTTTTTATTTTCATTTTATTTTGCGCTCACAGCCGATATGAACTACGTGATGAGCCAAAATCCAAACATCTACTATCTGCTCATCTTGCTTGGTGCTATAAGCGGCATAGCCCTCATCGCCCAGATCCTCTCAAGCACGCTCGTGCCGATAAATGTACTAGGTTTGCTTACATATTTTGAGCCTATAATGATGCTTTTTGTCTCATTTGCCATCGGTGAAAGGCTGGAGAAAAGCTCATACTTTTTGATGATCTGCCTAGCCATCTCTGTCACACTTTTGATGATAGATAGTATAAATTCTATAAAAGGCGACAAAAATACCAAGACTAAATGA
- a CDS encoding McrC family protein: protein MTKYLIEFEKFRPEDDQDLFKAVDAFTRENFATVEFLKPGRDKKGDFLQAQNYVGIIQTKSGDSLEILPKIHDNDNGSNKEAVENSKRILLRMLKTFKNHPFKNINIANLKSLNLPLLEIFISMFLDEVSKLIKIGIKSDYIELEDNLKFLKGKLKISEQIRKNIVHKERFYVCYQEFSIDRAENRLIKSTLEFLYRRSKSSKNQRLIREYLFIFDEISSSSDINADFSRLKLNRQTKHYEQALLWSKIFLQNKSFGPYRGNDVAFALLFDMNTLFESYVGNFIKKKLPDIILQHSEKHLVENPRSFRLKPDIFLESKFIADTKWKIVKSRDDISQADLYQLYAYGKKYECGRLYLVYPRISGVDQKAMKFRYENNMWLNVLYFDLEKDEIARNLLV, encoded by the coding sequence ATGACCAAATACTTAATAGAGTTTGAAAAATTTCGCCCAGAAGACGACCAAGACCTATTTAAAGCCGTAGATGCATTTACTAGAGAAAATTTTGCCACAGTAGAGTTTCTAAAGCCAGGCAGAGACAAAAAGGGCGATTTTTTACAAGCTCAAAACTACGTCGGTATCATCCAGACAAAAAGCGGCGATAGCCTTGAGATACTTCCAAAAATCCATGATAACGACAATGGCAGCAATAAAGAAGCGGTAGAAAATTCTAAAAGAATTTTACTGAGAATGTTAAAAACTTTTAAAAACCATCCATTTAAAAATATAAACATAGCAAATTTAAAAAGCCTAAATTTGCCGCTTCTTGAAATTTTTATATCGATGTTCCTAGATGAAGTATCAAAACTCATAAAAATAGGAATAAAAAGCGACTACATAGAGCTAGAAGATAACCTAAAATTTTTAAAAGGAAAGCTTAAAATCTCGGAGCAAATACGTAAAAATATCGTCCATAAAGAGAGATTTTACGTTTGTTATCAGGAATTTTCCATAGATAGAGCCGAAAATCGCCTCATAAAAAGTACGCTCGAGTTTTTATACAGACGCTCAAAATCAAGCAAAAATCAACGGCTTATTAGGGAATATTTATTTATTTTTGATGAAATTTCATCTAGCTCCGATATAAACGCGGACTTTAGCCGCTTAAAACTAAATCGCCAAACAAAACACTATGAGCAAGCGCTTTTATGGAGCAAGATATTTTTACAAAACAAGTCGTTTGGCCCGTATAGAGGTAACGATGTGGCCTTTGCTTTGCTGTTTGATATGAATACGCTTTTTGAAAGCTATGTCGGAAATTTCATAAAGAAAAAGCTTCCAGATATTATATTGCAACACTCAGAAAAACACCTCGTAGAAAATCCAAGGAGCTTTAGACTAAAGCCTGATATATTTTTAGAAAGCAAATTTATAGCTGACACAAAATGGAAGATAGTTAAGTCAAGAGATGATATCTCACAAGCCGACCTATATCAACTCTACGCTTACGGTAAGAAATACGAGTGTGGTAGGCTTTATCTTGTCTACCCAAGAATAAGTGGTGTTGACCAAAAAGCTATGAAATTTAGATATGAAAACAATATGTGGCTTAATGTTTTATACTTTGATTTAGAAAAAGACGAGATTGCTAGAAATTTACTAGTCTAA
- a CDS encoding NAD(P)/FAD-dependent oxidoreductase has protein sequence MVNVYDLIVVGGGPCGIASVVEAKRNGLNNVLLLEKGDNHSQTIRKFYKDNKRVDKEYKGQDSTIHGVVSFEDGTKESTLDYFDKLLDTEKIEAFFNSEVESVKKDGEIFKVTTSKAVYEAKNVMISIGKMGRPNKPDYKIPPSLNSVVNFNLDSCTNGEKVLVVGGGNSAVEYAIELCQYNKTTIAYRKDNFSRVNETNLSALWELEKHGKIKVRLNHDIKEIDNESGKVRVHYENGKIRVYDRVVYAIGGSSPVDFLQKCQIKIDEKGTPIVDSNYQSSVPGLYVGGDIVLKNGGSIVVALNHAHHVIKDILKGKA, from the coding sequence ATGGTAAATGTTTATGATCTAATCGTTGTTGGTGGCGGACCCTGTGGAATTGCTAGCGTAGTTGAGGCAAAAAGAAATGGTTTAAATAATGTTTTGCTCCTTGAAAAAGGTGACAATCATAGCCAAACGATCAGAAAATTTTACAAAGATAATAAGCGTGTGGATAAAGAGTATAAAGGGCAAGATAGCACGATACATGGCGTAGTTTCATTTGAGGATGGCACGAAAGAGAGCACGCTTGATTATTTTGATAAGCTGCTTGATACTGAAAAGATCGAAGCTTTTTTTAATTCTGAAGTAGAGAGCGTGAAAAAAGATGGAGAAATTTTTAAAGTAACTACCTCAAAAGCCGTCTATGAAGCTAAAAATGTAATGATATCAATTGGCAAAATGGGACGACCAAATAAGCCTGATTATAAAATCCCTCCTTCACTAAACTCGGTTGTAAATTTTAACCTCGATAGCTGTACAAACGGCGAAAAGGTGCTTGTTGTAGGTGGCGGAAACTCAGCAGTTGAGTATGCGATCGAGCTTTGCCAATACAATAAAACCACAATCGCTTATAGAAAAGATAATTTTAGCCGCGTAAATGAGACAAATTTAAGCGCACTTTGGGAGCTAGAAAAGCACGGCAAGATAAAAGTTAGACTAAATCACGATATAAAAGAGATAGATAACGAATCAGGCAAGGTTAGAGTGCATTACGAAAATGGCAAAATTCGCGTTTATGACAGAGTTGTCTATGCAATAGGCGGCTCAAGTCCGGTTGATTTTTTACAAAAATGTCAGATAAAAATCGATGAAAAAGGCACTCCAATAGTTGATAGTAACTACCAAAGTAGCGTGCCAGGACTTTATGTGGGCGGTGACATCGTGCTAAAAAATGGCGGCTCAATAGTCGTTGCTCTAAATCACGCTCATCACGTCATAAAAGACATTTTAAAAGGCAAGGCATAA
- a CDS encoding class II 3-deoxy-7-phosphoheptulonate synthase: protein MTWNRDSWREFNILQQPNYPDLKELKEVEEKLKSLPPLVFAGEARSLKEELAKVCNGEAFLLQGGDCAESFTNFNANNIRDMFKVLLQMAIVLTFAGGYPVVKVGRVAGQFAKPRSSDFEEANGVKLPSYRGDIINGFEFDEKARVPDPKRMIEAYYQSASTMNLLRAFSRGGLADLHQVHKWNLGFVKKPEIGEKYAKLADELTKTLSFMAACGITSANTPVINQTAVYTSHEALLLRYEEALTRIDSLSGEWYDCSAHMLWIGERTRGINDAHVHFLSGVKNPIGVKIGPSAKAEDVIALANKLNPENEAGRLNVIIRMGADKIGENLPKILRELKREGLNIVYSIDPMHGNTVKTSNNYKTREFDKIISEVRSFFEIHKAEGTRAGGVHLEMTGQDVTECTGGALNITESSLEQRYETQCDPRLNADQALELAFLMADLVKKA from the coding sequence ATGACTTGGAACCGCGATAGCTGGAGAGAATTTAATATCTTGCAACAACCAAATTATCCAGATTTAAAAGAGCTTAAAGAGGTCGAAGAAAAATTAAAATCACTTCCTCCTTTGGTCTTTGCTGGCGAGGCTAGAAGTTTAAAAGAAGAACTTGCAAAAGTTTGCAATGGCGAGGCATTTTTGCTTCAAGGTGGCGACTGCGCTGAGAGCTTTACAAATTTTAATGCAAACAACATCAGAGATATGTTTAAGGTTTTACTTCAAATGGCGATAGTTTTAACCTTTGCTGGTGGCTATCCAGTGGTCAAAGTGGGCCGCGTGGCAGGGCAGTTTGCAAAGCCTAGAAGTAGCGATTTTGAAGAGGCAAATGGCGTTAAGCTTCCAAGCTATAGAGGCGACATCATAAATGGCTTTGAATTTGACGAAAAGGCAAGAGTGCCTGATCCAAAACGTATGATAGAGGCATATTATCAAAGCGCATCTACGATGAACTTACTTAGAGCCTTTTCAAGAGGTGGTTTGGCCGACCTTCATCAAGTGCATAAGTGGAATTTAGGCTTTGTTAAAAAGCCAGAGATCGGCGAAAAATACGCAAAACTAGCTGATGAGCTAACAAAGACGCTTTCATTTATGGCAGCTTGTGGCATCACTTCAGCAAATACGCCAGTCATAAATCAAACCGCGGTTTATACATCTCACGAGGCACTTTTACTACGTTATGAAGAGGCATTAACTAGGATTGATAGTCTTAGTGGTGAGTGGTATGACTGCTCGGCTCATATGCTTTGGATAGGCGAGAGAACACGTGGTATAAACGATGCTCACGTACATTTTTTAAGCGGTGTAAAAAATCCTATTGGCGTAAAGATCGGACCAAGTGCAAAGGCTGAGGATGTCATCGCGCTTGCAAATAAGCTAAATCCAGAAAATGAAGCTGGCAGACTAAATGTGATAATTAGAATGGGTGCTGATAAGATAGGCGAAAATTTACCAAAAATTTTAAGAGAGCTAAAGCGAGAAGGCCTAAATATCGTTTATAGCATCGATCCGATGCATGGCAACACCGTAAAAACATCAAATAACTACAAAACCAGAGAATTTGACAAGATAATAAGCGAGGTTAGAAGCTTTTTTGAAATTCACAAAGCTGAGGGCACAAGAGCTGGCGGTGTGCATCTTGAGATGACAGGCCAAGATGTGACTGAGTGCACAGGTGGGGCATTAAACATTACTGAAAGTTCGCTTGAGCAAAGATATGAAACACAATGTGATCCAAGGCTAAATGCTGATCAGGCACTTGAGCTTGCATTTTTGATGGCTGATCTAGTCAAAAAAGCTTAA
- a CDS encoding glycoside hydrolase family 3 N-terminal domain-containing protein → MKALKFILFVAIFTLGLSGAEVSLRAKVSQMIMVGFNGASTKDAAFRAMLSDAGYERFGGVMLLGRNITNKAQLKASIKAIKEKSPKIFIAIDEEGGNVSRMKDKSFDGPYPSAYEVASTLDIKSAYDLYLKMATNLKECGINLNFAPVVDLHDENSPIIAAKQRAFSEYASKVVIYADAFMDAFKEQGILTTLKHFPGHGSSKEDSHKNKSEVTLSKDALLPYKDAISTGRAQIIMVGHLFVKSIDEDNPATLSKKIITDLLRNELKFNGVVISDDMLMKGVGDEALAQKVVKFINAGGDILLFSEFKINNQRTADLVAQIIVDAVNEKKISKERIDASYKRIMALKAKL, encoded by the coding sequence ATGAAAGCATTAAAATTTATACTTTTTGTGGCTATTTTTACTCTCGGGCTAAGCGGCGCAGAAGTGAGCCTAAGAGCCAAAGTCTCGCAGATGATAATGGTTGGCTTTAATGGAGCTAGTACAAAAGACGCTGCGTTTCGCGCTATGCTAAGTGACGCTGGATATGAGAGATTTGGCGGTGTGATGCTACTTGGCAGAAACATCACCAACAAAGCCCAGCTAAAAGCAAGCATAAAAGCAATCAAAGAAAAAAGTCCTAAAATTTTTATCGCTATTGACGAAGAGGGCGGCAATGTAAGCCGCATGAAGGATAAGAGCTTTGATGGCCCATATCCTAGCGCATACGAGGTCGCAAGTACGCTTGATATCAAAAGCGCATATGATCTCTACTTAAAAATGGCTACAAATTTAAAAGAGTGTGGCATAAATTTAAATTTCGCTCCAGTGGTCGATCTGCACGATGAAAACTCACCGATCATCGCTGCTAAGCAAAGGGCGTTTAGCGAGTATGCAAGCAAGGTGGTGATCTATGCTGATGCCTTTATGGACGCATTTAAAGAGCAGGGTATTCTAACGACGCTTAAGCATTTTCCGGGACACGGCAGCTCAAAAGAGGACTCGCATAAAAATAAGAGCGAAGTCACGCTAAGTAAAGACGCGCTTTTGCCATATAAAGACGCCATAAGCACTGGTAGAGCGCAGATCATCATGGTCGGACACCTTTTTGTAAAGAGCATCGACGAGGACAATCCAGCCACACTTTCTAAAAAAATAATAACCGATCTCTTGCGAAATGAGCTTAAATTTAATGGCGTAGTCATCAGCGATGATATGCTGATGAAAGGCGTTGGCGACGAAGCTTTGGCTCAAAAAGTGGTGAAATTTATAAACGCTGGTGGCGACATCTTGCTCTTTAGCGAGTTCAAGATAAATAACCAAAGAACGGCCGATCTAGTCGCTCAAATCATAGTCGATGCAGTAAACGAGAAAAAGATCAGCAAAGAGCGAATCGATGCTTCATATAAGAGGATAATGGCTCTAAAAGCGAAGCTTTAA
- a CDS encoding MmcQ/YjbR family DNA-binding protein gives MNSVTIYLLLAFFAALILYFQIQKLTRKLDEEGAVPAYQKAAQEVLENLSNTERYPKFCNVIFKKINALRQDILFEDALNSESEKDKALDALEQIREKLETLSKQENLSWESELFAILDELDGFVKINFKNGEDRAEELRDELKKEFDGL, from the coding sequence ATGAATAGTGTGACGATTTATTTGCTACTTGCATTTTTTGCAGCGCTTATTTTATATTTTCAGATACAAAAACTAACCAGAAAGCTCGACGAAGAGGGGGCGGTGCCAGCTTATCAAAAGGCCGCACAGGAGGTTTTAGAAAATTTAAGCAATACTGAAAGATATCCAAAATTTTGCAATGTAATATTTAAAAAAATAAACGCCTTAAGGCAAGATATTTTATTTGAAGATGCGTTAAATAGTGAGTCTGAGAAGGATAAAGCATTAGATGCCTTAGAGCAAATAAGAGAAAAATTAGAAACTTTATCAAAGCAAGAAAACTTAAGCTGGGAGAGCGAACTCTTTGCGATCTTGGACGAGCTAGATGGCTTTGTAAAGATAAATTTCAAAAACGGCGAAGATAGAGCTGAAGAGCTAAGAGACGAACTAAAAAAAGAATTTGATGGGTTGTGA